GTCGAACGTTTCTTCAATTACTTAGCATCCATTAATTCAGACGTTCGTAGCTTGAAAAACACCCATCTAACTGCAATTGGCAAACAAACAAAAGAAGCATTTACAGAAAAAGGAATTATACCCGATAGTTTTATAAAAAGACGTAGCCAAGAATTAATTTTAGAGCATGCGCCACGTTTTAAAGCTAATCAAAGTAGTCTAATTATTGGAAGCGTGCTTGATACTGCAGAAGTACAAACGATGTTAGCAGGAATTGAAACAGTTCAAACCATGCCGTTATACGATATGCGCCCAGTGACAGAACGCCCATTTGACCTCGAATGCTTTGATCAAATTTGTTTTTCTAGTTCGCGCGCGGTTCATAACTTGCTTGCAGTTCTAACCACGGAAGAAAAAGCACTTTTACAACAAAAAACGATTTTATCTATTGGCAAATTCACAAGCGCTACTTTAGCATCATTTGGTTTTACGAATTATTATGAAGCCGAAAATGCCACACCAGAAAGTTTCATCGAGTTAATCCAAAAAACAAAACTAGAAGGAGTACTGCAATGAAAAAAGCCATTTTAGTTGTTAGTTTCGGAACAAGTTATCCGGAAACAAGAGCAAAAACAATTGAAGCCTGCGAAAAAAGAGTCGCAAAAGAATTTCCGGATTATACGGTTTTCCGTGCCTTCACTTCAAATAAAATCATTAAAAAACTGAAAACACGTGACAATATGGATGTCGCTACACCAAGCCAAGCATTGAATAAACTAAAAGAATTAGGATACAACGAAGTCATTATTCAATCGTTACATATTATTAGTGGCGGGGAATTCGAAAAAATCACAGCACAAGTGGAAAAATTCCAATCCGCCTTTGATTCAATTATCATCAGCCAACCGCTACTTGACTCCAAAGAAGATTATGAAAAAGCGATCGAAGCCATTCGTTACCAAATGCCAAAACTAACCGAAAATGAAGCATTAATTTTAATGGGACACGGTTCGAAGCATCACGCTTTTAGTGCTTATGCTTGTTTGGACCATATGCTACTAAATGAACCTATCTATCTTTGTGCGGTAGAAAGTTATCCTGGGCTTGATCAAGTGATTCAGCAATTGCATAAAGCCGGAATCAAGAAAGCGCACCTTATGCCATTCATGCTCGTTGCTGGTGATCATGCCACGAATGATATGGCTTCGGACGAGGAAGATTCCTGGAAAAGCACGTTAGAACAAGCAGGCATTGAAACAGAATGTCATTTACAAGGCCTAGGTGAAAATCCACTTATTCAAGCCCAGTTCATCGACCATATTCATACAGCAATCGAAAGGGTGAATCCACGTGGCTAAATTTTACGGAATAGGAACTGGACCAGGCGACAGTAAATTAGTCACCATTGAAGCAGCAGAACGACTTGGGAAACTTGCAATCCTTTATACACCACAACCGAAAAAAGGCGGCGACAGTTTAGCGAAAAAAATAGTTGCTCCGTATTTAAAAGACTCTCTTATCATTAAAGAGCGCCATTTTCCAATGAGTTACAACAAAGAAGAAAAAAAGCTCGCTTGGGAAGAAATTGCCGCAGAAATTAAAACAG
The nucleotide sequence above comes from Listeria ivanovii subsp. londoniensis. Encoded proteins:
- a CDS encoding sirohydrochlorin cobaltochelatase — protein: MKKAILVVSFGTSYPETRAKTIEACEKRVAKEFPDYTVFRAFTSNKIIKKLKTRDNMDVATPSQALNKLKELGYNEVIIQSLHIISGGEFEKITAQVEKFQSAFDSIIISQPLLDSKEDYEKAIEAIRYQMPKLTENEALILMGHGSKHHAFSAYACLDHMLLNEPIYLCAVESYPGLDQVIQQLHKAGIKKAHLMPFMLVAGDHATNDMASDEEDSWKSTLEQAGIETECHLQGLGENPLIQAQFIDHIHTAIERVNPRG